In Halalkalibaculum roseum, a single window of DNA contains:
- a CDS encoding tetratricopeptide repeat protein yields the protein MFRKLGLEENLALNLNHYSWALIAAWLDYEKGTAVSKEALELNKKLNNKRGVSVSLCNHAVADYWRGDLRSSKRRYEEALKLRQECGDQRGVSYLSIRLARVEFSLGNYDRSLDLLDLAIEILQEINDIQLISLHYTFKGLICYYLDDSGKAHEFLNIAYKGWSDIGRKWGMSLSSELLGLVLISMDKSDESRKYINHAEELRNSMTGCRQYNSLTDYCNAEWELYSGNIEAAKILHSKSLETRVELNLKTVICESLEAIAALFFIQEDYRKSILFLSGACFLRDEIEAPLPPRFYKKYKSIRLSCKKRLEAGEFQRIWDEAKAMELGQFSNLI from the coding sequence GTGTTTCGAAAGCTGGGTCTTGAAGAAAATTTAGCCCTCAACTTAAATCATTATAGCTGGGCATTGATCGCTGCCTGGCTTGATTATGAAAAGGGGACGGCCGTAAGTAAGGAGGCCTTGGAGCTTAATAAAAAATTAAACAATAAAAGAGGAGTTTCCGTATCTCTCTGCAATCATGCTGTAGCAGATTACTGGCGGGGAGACCTCAGGAGTTCAAAAAGAAGATACGAGGAAGCATTGAAGCTCAGACAGGAGTGCGGTGATCAACGAGGTGTATCATATCTTTCTATTCGTCTTGCCAGAGTTGAATTCAGTCTTGGAAACTATGATAGATCTTTGGACTTATTGGATCTGGCAATCGAGATATTACAGGAAATAAATGATATTCAGCTAATAAGCTTACACTACACTTTCAAAGGGCTAATTTGCTACTATTTAGATGATTCGGGTAAGGCACATGAATTTTTAAATATTGCCTATAAAGGATGGTCAGATATAGGACGAAAATGGGGGATGAGCCTTTCCAGTGAATTATTAGGTCTCGTCTTAATATCGATGGATAAATCTGATGAATCCAGAAAATATATCAACCATGCAGAGGAGCTTAGAAATAGTATGACAGGCTGCAGACAATATAATTCATTGACCGATTACTGCAATGCCGAATGGGAATTGTATTCGGGCAATATAGAGGCAGCTAAAATACTTCACTCAAAGTCGCTGGAGACAAGGGTAGAACTTAATTTGAAAACGGTAATATGTGAATCGCTTGAAGCTATAGCCGCTCTGTTTTTTATTCAAGAAGACTACCGAAAATCCATACTGTTTCTTTCCGGTGCTTGCTTTCTCCGAGATGAAATCGAAGCACCTCTTCCACCCAGATTCTATAAAAAGTATAAAAGCATTAGATTGAGCTGTAAAAAACGACTTGAGGCTGGGGAATTTCAAAGAATATGGG
- a CDS encoding serine hydrolase, with protein MNRYFSTLLLLFTVFVAYLSFTRAEPEAKVAEPEPEEWEMDDALASYLEEFEKDFEEGLKNKRIPGAALAIVKDGRVILQKGYGLRESGTSKKVDEHTVFRLGSVSKGFASVLTGVMVEEGEVDWDDSVSDYLSEFRMNDPAQTDRVQIRHLLSHTSGLPRHTYTNLVEDGLPLDRIIPRLEEVPLISKEGEQLAYQNAAYSTIEKVLEAQTGTDFKSLLKEELWKPLAMGNASASYDSIRHSGNTALPHVYHSRRRGRVPISISEKYYNAVSSGGVNASASDMGKWLLLLTGHHPEVISEQTLEEIYEPLVTIHNRRFSRHWKGVPESHYGMGWRVLDNHGQKVVYHGGYVNGYRSEIAFAPEDEIGICILINTSSSYPLTVIPDFFNHFRSDSSVAISE; from the coding sequence GTGAATCGATATTTCTCAACCCTTTTATTACTGTTCACTGTTTTCGTCGCTTATCTCTCGTTTACTCGTGCAGAACCGGAGGCGAAGGTTGCCGAGCCCGAACCGGAAGAGTGGGAGATGGATGATGCACTGGCGAGCTATCTGGAAGAATTTGAAAAAGATTTCGAAGAAGGACTCAAGAACAAACGTATCCCCGGCGCGGCACTGGCCATTGTAAAGGATGGACGGGTGATACTGCAAAAAGGTTATGGTTTAAGGGAGAGCGGAACCTCCAAAAAAGTGGATGAACATACCGTATTCAGACTGGGAAGTGTATCCAAAGGCTTCGCCTCGGTCCTGACGGGCGTGATGGTGGAAGAGGGAGAAGTAGATTGGGATGATTCGGTATCCGATTATTTGTCAGAATTCAGGATGAATGACCCGGCGCAGACCGATCGGGTTCAGATCAGGCACCTGTTGTCACATACCTCCGGGCTGCCCCGTCATACCTATACCAATCTGGTGGAGGACGGACTTCCCCTGGATCGCATCATCCCGCGTTTGGAAGAAGTTCCCCTGATCTCGAAAGAAGGCGAGCAGCTTGCCTACCAGAATGCGGCTTACTCCACGATAGAGAAAGTGCTGGAAGCACAAACCGGAACGGACTTTAAGTCACTTTTAAAAGAAGAGCTGTGGAAACCCTTGGCAATGGGAAATGCCTCTGCAAGTTATGACAGCATACGGCATTCCGGGAATACGGCTCTGCCTCATGTATATCATTCCCGAAGACGGGGGCGGGTGCCCATCTCCATTTCGGAAAAATACTATAATGCCGTTTCCTCGGGCGGCGTCAATGCTTCTGCCTCGGATATGGGGAAATGGCTGCTGTTGTTAACCGGGCACCATCCTGAGGTTATTTCCGAACAGACTCTTGAAGAAATTTATGAACCTTTGGTTACCATCCATAACCGGCGCTTCAGCCGGCATTGGAAGGGCGTACCGGAATCACATTATGGCATGGGGTGGCGTGTGCTGGACAATCACGGGCAAAAGGTTGTGTACCACGGGGGATATGTAAACGGCTACCGCAGCGAAATCGCATTCGCCCCGGAGGATGAGATTGGCATATGTATACTCATAAATACTTCCTCCAGCTACCCGTTAACTGTCATACCGGACTTCTTTAATCACTTCAGATCAGACTCTTCCGTAGCTATTTCAGAGTGA
- a CDS encoding helix-turn-helix domain-containing protein, whose translation MSSALHSKQRSSRDSLFIKKLNKVVEEYITEGDLSVENISRELGISTSTFYRKVKSITGYSPVEYIRNLQLQKAVDLLSKNYGNVSEVAYESGFNNLSYFSKCFREKFGVNPARYSKLRISRSDSFGYHTSFIGREEELLEIKTLITKNRLVSLIGPAGTGKTRLGTVTMKDLGDTFRDGSFAVYLTSINDPELVPSVIQQSLRIPLHPNKSVMKTLVDYLASKELLLLIDNFEHVIEARSVIEELLAKCNHLRIILTSRTTLKLKQEIQYLLQPLSTPAPVKEVNLENLDRIKSYPAIHLFIDRAKNYNSEFDLTKGNISTIIDICYKLDGLPLALELAATQLRLIAPKDLLNRLDYGLSILKSGQLERSKRHDSLLNAIEWSYDLLSNEEQIYFQRLSLIPDSFGLHIAESLWVKDIGTNFIVHIQSLIDNNLIQSFEEDGEIRFKILETLKLFGRKKLRESEKEHQIVKVLAEYYVKLARKAEVRLNGPEQNEWINHLNRERDNFRGIMAYLLEHREVRFGLQLANALWRYWNMQNMIKEGISWLQKVIRLADRLKSHELTSELYELKGNALSVLGITQVIHSENIEEGAACLLQS comes from the coding sequence ATGAGTTCTGCTCTTCATTCAAAACAAAGAAGTTCCCGGGATAGCCTTTTTATTAAAAAGTTAAACAAAGTAGTAGAAGAATATATTACTGAAGGAGATCTTTCGGTAGAAAATATCAGCAGAGAATTGGGGATAAGCACATCTACTTTTTACCGAAAAGTAAAATCAATCACGGGATACTCTCCGGTTGAATATATCAGAAACCTACAGCTTCAAAAAGCAGTAGATCTGCTTTCGAAGAACTATGGAAATGTTTCGGAAGTAGCCTACGAGTCGGGCTTTAACAATCTTTCTTATTTTTCTAAATGCTTTAGAGAGAAGTTTGGTGTAAATCCCGCAAGATATTCCAAATTACGCATTTCAAGAAGTGATTCCTTCGGTTACCACACCAGCTTTATAGGGCGCGAAGAAGAGCTGTTGGAAATTAAAACACTAATTACTAAAAACCGATTAGTGAGCCTGATTGGCCCTGCCGGAACAGGGAAAACGCGACTGGGAACCGTGACTATGAAAGATCTCGGAGATACATTTAGAGACGGATCTTTTGCTGTTTATTTGACATCCATTAATGATCCGGAACTGGTACCCTCAGTCATCCAACAATCCTTGCGTATACCTCTCCATCCCAATAAAAGTGTGATGAAGACTCTGGTAGATTATCTGGCAAGCAAAGAACTTCTATTATTAATTGACAATTTTGAGCATGTCATTGAGGCGAGATCTGTTATCGAAGAGCTTTTGGCGAAGTGCAATCACTTGAGAATAATTCTTACAAGCCGGACTACTTTAAAATTAAAACAAGAAATTCAGTATCTATTGCAACCGTTGTCTACTCCTGCACCGGTTAAGGAAGTAAATCTTGAGAATCTTGACCGGATTAAATCGTATCCCGCCATTCATCTTTTTATAGATCGCGCCAAAAATTATAATAGCGAATTTGATCTGACCAAAGGTAATATTTCAACAATAATAGATATCTGCTATAAACTAGACGGTTTGCCCCTCGCTCTGGAGCTGGCCGCTACACAACTAAGGCTAATTGCTCCAAAAGATCTGCTTAATAGACTGGATTACGGTTTATCTATACTTAAATCCGGGCAACTGGAACGATCTAAACGGCATGACAGTCTGCTGAATGCGATTGAGTGGAGCTACGATCTGTTGAGTAATGAGGAACAAATTTATTTTCAACGCCTCAGCCTTATACCGGATAGTTTTGGCCTACATATAGCGGAATCATTATGGGTAAAGGATATAGGGACGAATTTTATAGTGCATATCCAATCACTTATTGATAATAATTTAATACAGTCATTTGAAGAGGATGGAGAAATACGTTTTAAAATACTTGAAACACTAAAATTATTTGGCCGAAAGAAATTGCGGGAAAGCGAAAAAGAGCATCAGATAGTAAAAGTACTGGCTGAATACTATGTCAAACTAGCCCGCAAAGCTGAAGTTAGATTAAACGGCCCCGAGCAAAACGAGTGGATAAACCACCTCAACAGAGAGCGGGATAATTTCAGGGGGATAATGGCCTATCTGCTAGAACACCGAGAGGTGAGGTTTGGTCTTCAACTTGCTAACGCTCTTTGGCGCTACTGGAATATGCAGAATATGATTAAAGAGGGGATAAGTTGGCTCCAAAAAGTTATTCGACTTGCTGACAGGCTAAAGAGTCATGAACTGACCTCGGAACTTTATGAACTGAAAGGCAATGCCCTGAGTGTACTCGGTATAACCCAGGTAATCCACTCTGAAAATATTGAGGAGGGAGCAGCTTGTTTATTACAGAGTTGA
- a CDS encoding VOC family protein, which yields MRNPYFHGVGGVLSADIAVPHHERELDFYSKVLTTGSSPLWRDDLTNNEGTPVIGLGARSPEYEALPLQWMPHFQVSDVAASAERTLKLGGRELIHAKGDDGQSQWAVLVDPAGAAFGIIPVVVDESSDTSHSERVGCISWLSLVVSDVSSMCEFYEQVVGWSAASATIDGRREMLRLDGVAAAEIIPTNKENEGIPSVWLLSLPVDDFAESLRQVREGGGEIVGELAGAGHTVIRDPVGVYIALQVGN from the coding sequence ATGCGAAATCCATATTTCCACGGTGTCGGCGGAGTTCTAAGCGCAGATATTGCAGTACCGCATCATGAGCGGGAACTCGATTTCTATTCGAAGGTTCTTACGACGGGATCGTCGCCGCTCTGGCGAGACGATCTGACCAACAACGAAGGTACGCCGGTCATCGGTTTAGGGGCACGTTCCCCTGAGTACGAAGCCCTGCCATTGCAATGGATGCCGCACTTCCAGGTTTCCGATGTTGCCGCCAGCGCAGAGCGTACACTCAAACTCGGAGGCCGGGAGCTGATTCACGCCAAAGGCGATGACGGACAAAGTCAATGGGCAGTTCTCGTTGATCCCGCCGGTGCTGCATTCGGCATAATCCCTGTCGTTGTCGATGAATCTAGTGATACTAGTCATTCCGAAAGAGTTGGCTGCATCTCTTGGCTCTCACTAGTGGTCTCGGACGTTTCTTCAATGTGCGAATTCTACGAACAAGTTGTCGGGTGGTCGGCAGCCTCTGCTACCATTGACGGTAGGCGCGAAATGCTGAGACTTGATGGTGTCGCCGCGGCGGAAATCATTCCTACCAATAAAGAAAATGAGGGTATCCCTTCCGTCTGGTTACTCAGTCTGCCCGTCGACGACTTCGCGGAGAGTCTTAGGCAAGTTCGCGAGGGCGGCGGTGAGATCGTTGGGGAGTTAGCAGGTGCCGGACACACCGTCATTCGGGACCCGGTCGGTGTCTACATAGCCTTGCAGGTCGGCAATTAA